The genomic stretch TTGCAGATTAGAGATAAGGAGGACACTGAAAATGACAAATAAAGAGCTTATCACACAGATCGGAGCTGCAGCGGTAAAATATTACCCTACATACAAGATTTTGCCGAGCATGACAATTGCCCAGGCAATCCTTGAATCTAATTGGGGTAAGTCAGGGCTGGCGAAAGATTGTCACAATTACTTTGGTATGAAATGGACAAGCACATGTGGAACTGACTATAAAGAATATTCTACACAAGAGCAGCGGACAGATAAAACCTGGTATACAGTAAAGGCGAAGTTCCGGAAGTATGCCAATGTTGCGCAAGGCATCAAAGGGTATTACGATTTCCTTAATTACTCCAGATACAAAAATCTTAAAGGGGTTACAGATTATAGGGAATCCTGTTTCCTTATAAAAGAGAATGGATGGGCAACAGATGTATCCTACACTACCAAGCTTACTAAACTGATTAAGGACAACGACCTTTGGAAGTATGACTTGCAGGCTATCTACCCTAAGCCTCCTACAGGTACTATAAATCCAGATTCCAGCTTTCTA from Anaerocolumna sp. AGMB13020 encodes the following:
- a CDS encoding glucosaminidase domain-containing protein, whose product is MTNKELITQIGAAAVKYYPTYKILPSMTIAQAILESNWGKSGLAKDCHNYFGMKWTSTCGTDYKEYSTQEQRTDKTWYTVKAKFRKYANVAQGIKGYYDFLNYSRYKNLKGVTDYRESCFLIKENGWATDVSYTTKLTKLIKDNDLWKYDLQAIYPKPPTGTINPDSSFLSIIWLQHNLNICLAGVKGFVSLVVDGDYGAKTRAALLLYWKQLDWKPGTGWGVGANTKNALVASTNN